CCCCCTTGGGCCAAAAGACATTTCGCCTAAAAAGGCAGCTTTACCAACTTTCTTCTTAACCCCCAGGTCTATCATCCCAATCGAAACTGAATTTTGGTCGGTAGCAAAACTGGTAGGGATCTGGCTGCCTTTATCAGCAAAGTCGTATTTATAATAAGTATCAACCGATCCAAAGATCACCAATGGCGCATCGGATGTTGTTTTAACAGTGTCCTGGGCTTTGGTTATCAAAGCGCTTAATAGTAAAAATGCAGGTATTAATATGAAGGTCTTTTTCATTTATGTATAAAAATCATTTACTTTTTCAGTTCCCCTCTCGAGAGGGGGTGCGTTGGGATTGTGCGGTAGCAGGGGTGTGTTATGCCATTTCGCGGGTTAAACACACTCCTCCCCCCTCTCAAGAAGGGAATAGCACTTGGCCCCGCTTTTTTTAACTACTTAAAGAGGGCTATTTCTTTAGCTCGTCCAATGCTACATTCAACTTCAGTACGTTTACTTTTGATGGGCCAAATAAGCCAAATAATGGTTTTTCGGTATGCTCATCAACCAGTTTGGTTACAACATCGGCAGATAGGCCACGTACTTTGGCAACACGGGCTACCTGTACCTTTGCGCCTGCAGGCGAAAGATCAGGATCTAACCCACTACCCGATGCGGTAACCAGTTCGGCAGGGATCTGGGCACGGGTTACACCGGGATTATGCTTTAAAAAATCCTGGATGCGGCCATCAACCTGTTTCAAATAATCGGGGTTTGAAGGGCCTTTGTTTGAACCTCCCGAACCGGCAGCGTTATAATCAACAGCCGACGGGCGGCTCCAGAAGTATTCGTCCTTAGTAAATTTTTGACCTTCGTTGGCATAACCAACTACGCGGCCTTTGTATGTTACGGTTTCCCCATCGCCATGGCCGGGAGTCAATTTACCAACACCGGCTATAGCTAATGGATAAATACCGGCTGTAATTACTATCAGGATGATAGTTAACTTGATTGATGGCAACAAATATGTTTTCATTTTCTTTTTAGATTTGAGATATGAGACTTGAGATATGAGATTTCCTTATCTCACATCTTTTAAATTGGATCTGAGTGCTTTGATATGAGATTTTCGACATTCTTTTTTTGTCTCAAATCTCATATCTCACCTCTCAAATCTCTTCTATATAAATACGCCTACGGCAAGGTCAATTAATTTAATACCGATAAATGGTATCAGTATACCACCAAGGCCGTAAATCAACAGGTTACGGCGTAGCAACGCACTGGCACCTATCGGTTTATATTCCACACCACGTAAGGCCAACGGTATCAGCAACGGGATAATGATGGCATTAAATATCACTGCCGATAATATGGCCGATTCGGGGCTGTGCAATGCCATGATATTAAGCGCCCTTAATGATGGTATAGATACCATGAATAAGGCAGGAACAATAGCAAAGTACTTGGCTACGTCATTGGCTATCGAGAAGGTAGTAAGCGTACCGCGGGTCATCAGTAATTGTTTACCAATCTCTACAATCTCAATCAGCTTGGTTGGGTCGTTATCCAAATCAACCATGTTACCGGCTTCTTTGGCTGCCTGGGTACCGCTGTTCATGGCTACACCAACATCGGCCTGAGCCAATGCTGGGGCATCGTTTGTACCGTCACCCATCATGGCTACCAGTTTGCCGCCTTGTTGTTCTTTTTTAATGTAGTTCATTTTATCCTCGGGTTTAGCCTCGGCAATAAAATCATCCACACCTGCTTTTTCAGCAATAAATTTGGCAGTTAAAGGGTTATCACCGGTAACCATTACCGTTTTAACGCCCATTTTACGCAGGCGGTCAAAACGTTCGGCAATGCCGGGTTTAATAATGTCCTGTAATTCAATTACGCCCATTATCTTCTCATTTTGCGATACCACCAGCGGTGTACCACCATTCGACGAGATTTTTTTAACGTTATCCTCAACCTCGGTTGGGAAAGCGTGACCAGCCTTTAAGGCAATGTTACGGATAGAATCAAAAGCACCTTTACGGATGCGTAAACCATCGGGCGTATCCAAACCGCTTGAGCGGGTTTCGGCGGTGAATTTTATAAATACCGAATTTGCAGGGGCAACCACTTTAGGTAAGGTTTTATCCTCGTTGGCAAGTTCCACTATCGATTTACCTTCGGGGGTTTCATCGGCCAGAGAACTTAATACACATGCGGCTACAAAGCTGGCGTTGCTAACACCTGTGGCGGGGTAAAAATTGGTTGCCTTACGGTTACCAATAGTAATGGTACCTGTTTTATCTAATAACAAGGTATCCAAATCGCCTGCAGTTTCAACCGCTTTACCGCTTTTGGTTATCACGTTTGCGCGTAATGCCCTATCCATCCCGGCAATACCGATGGCCGATAACAGGCCACCGATAGTGGTTGGGATAAGACAAACAAATAATGAGATGAATGCGGCAATTGTTATCGGGGTATTTGAATAATCGCCAAAAGGTTTCAGGGTAACGCACACAATAACAAAGATGAGCGTAAAGCCTGCAAGCAGGATAGTTAAAGCTATCTCGTTTGGTGTTTTCTGGCGCGATGCACCTTCAACCAGCGCAATCATCTTATCCAAAAAGCTTTCGCCGGGCTGGGTGGTTACCATAACCTTTATCTTATCGGATAATACTTTGGTACCACCGGTCACTGATGATTTATCACCGCCAGATTCGCGGATAACCGGGGCAGATTCACCTGTGATGGCCGATTCGTCGATGGTAGCAATACCTTCAATAATCTCGCCATCGGTAGGGATATTGTCGCCTGTTTCGCATATAAACACATCGCCTTTTTTTAACTGGCTCGACATTACCATGGTTTCCTTACCGTTAACCAGTAAGCGGGCGGGAGTTTCCTCGCGGGTTTTGCGCAGGCTTTCGGCCTGGGCTTTACCACGTGCTTCGGCGATAGCTTCGGCAAAGTTGGCAAACAGCACGGTAAGCAACAGTACCAAAAACACGGTGAAGTTATAGGCAAAGCTGCCCTGTCCTTTATTTGCAAAGGAAAATATAGTTACAATAAGCATTACTGCCGTTCCTATTTCAACGGTAAACATAACCGGGTTACGGAACAGTATGCGTGGGTTTAGTTTGATGAACGACTGTTTAAAAGCCTCTTTCATCTGATCGCCCTGAAATAATGTATTTGAGGTTTTCATGATTATCTAAGTGAAAAATGTTCAGCAATTGGACCTAAAGCCAGTGCAGGAAAAAACGACAGGGCGGCTATAATTACAATCACCGCGAATATCATTAGCCCAAAAGTTGAGGTATCGCTTTTAAGTGTTCCGGCAGATTCAGGAATGTATTTTTTATTGGCCAATAAACCAGCTATAGCCAGCGGACCAATTATTGGTAAAAACCTGCCCAGCACCATTACAATACCGGTAGTTACGTTCCAAAAAATGTTACCATCGCCCAACCCTTCAAAACCCGAACCGTTGTTGGCCGCTGCTGAAGTATACTCATACAGCATTTCAGAAAAACCGTGGTTACCTGGGTTATTTAACCATGATGATGGTTTTACTGCCCAATCGGCACCAGGCATGTGCACCACCACGTATGATGATACGGCTAAGCCTACCAATATGATGAATGGGTGTAATAAAGCAATCAGCGAAGCTACCTTCATTTCCCGGGCTTCAATTTTGCGGCCCAGGAACTCCGGTGTACGGCCTACCATCAGGCCCGATATAAATACCGCGATGATGATAAAGATGTAAAAATTAAGGAAACCAACACCCACACCGCCATAAAAGCAATTAACCATCATACCCAGCAATTGCATACAACCTGATAAAGGCATGGTACTATCATGCATGGAGTTTACCGAACCTGTTGAAGTAACAGTAGTCATTATGCTCCAGTATGCGGAATTGGCCGGCCCAAACCTTACTTCCTTGCCTTCCATAGCGCCGGTAGGCTGGCTTACACCCATATGGGCTATAGCGGGGTTACCGTTTAGTTCGGCATTAATGGTTGGTATCATCAGCATGAGCATTCCCAGCGTCATCACCCCGAAAATTACGTAAGCAAATTTCTTTTTATTAAGGTAAAAGCCCAGGGCAAATACCAGCGCTATAGGAATAATAAGCTGTGCAACCAACTCAACTGTGTTGGTTAAGTAGTTAGGGTTTTCGATAGGGTGGGCAGAGTTTGCACCAAACCAGCCACCACCGTTTGTACCTAAGTGTTTAATAGCTACCAGTGCAGCAACCGGGCCGCGGGATACATGAACGGTATCGCCCTGCATGCTGATAAAAGTATCTTTACCTGCATAGCTGGTAGTCATGCCGTTAAAGGCGAAGATGACAGCTATTACAAATGAAATAGGCAATAATATACGGGTAATGGCTTTTACAAAGTAATCCCAAAAGTTACCCAGTTTATCGGTCACTTTATCTTTCAGGGCCCTGTACAGCACAACCAGCGCTGCAATACCGGTAGCTGCCGATACAAAGTGCAGGAACATAAACACAAAATGCTGTGTAAAGTAAGTGGCGCCGCTTTCGCCCGAGTAGTGCTGTAAGTTACAGTTTACCAAAAAGCTGATGGCGGTGTTAAAAGCCGTATCGGGCGACTGGCCAGGATTTGCATCCGGGTTAAGTGGCAGATGGCCTTGTGCCATTAAACAAACAAATGCATAAATAAGCCATACGCTATTGATAGTAAGCAGGGCAAATAAATGCTGTTTCCAATTCATTTCCTTTTTGGCATCAATGCCGCTGAAACGAAAAATAAAACGTTCGAGCGGGGCTAAAAAGTCGAGCCAGGTTTTTTCGCCTTTAAAAATGCGGGCGATGTAACGGCCCAGAGGGATGGCTACTGCCAGCGTGAGCAGGTAGGTAAAAATTACACCTGAAATTTCAGTGTTCATGGTTTAATAGTTTAAAATTTTTCGGGTTTAAGCAGCACATACACCATGTATACAAACACAGCCACTGCCACGATGAATAATGCGATCATGATGATTAGATTTTTTCGAAGTAATTAACTGATTTGAAGAAGATCCAGAAGATGACCACGAAAGTCACTATGTA
The genomic region above belongs to Mucilaginibacter sp. KACC 22773 and contains:
- the kdpA gene encoding potassium-transporting ATPase subunit KdpA, which produces MNTEISGVIFTYLLTLAVAIPLGRYIARIFKGEKTWLDFLAPLERFIFRFSGIDAKKEMNWKQHLFALLTINSVWLIYAFVCLMAQGHLPLNPDANPGQSPDTAFNTAISFLVNCNLQHYSGESGATYFTQHFVFMFLHFVSAATGIAALVVLYRALKDKVTDKLGNFWDYFVKAITRILLPISFVIAVIFAFNGMTTSYAGKDTFISMQGDTVHVSRGPVAALVAIKHLGTNGGGWFGANSAHPIENPNYLTNTVELVAQLIIPIALVFALGFYLNKKKFAYVIFGVMTLGMLMLMIPTINAELNGNPAIAHMGVSQPTGAMEGKEVRFGPANSAYWSIMTTVTSTGSVNSMHDSTMPLSGCMQLLGMMVNCFYGGVGVGFLNFYIFIIIAVFISGLMVGRTPEFLGRKIEAREMKVASLIALLHPFIILVGLAVSSYVVVHMPGADWAVKPSSWLNNPGNHGFSEMLYEYTSAAANNGSGFEGLGDGNIFWNVTTGIVMVLGRFLPIIGPLAIAGLLANKKYIPESAGTLKSDTSTFGLMIFAVIVIIAALSFFPALALGPIAEHFSLR
- a CDS encoding K(+)-transporting ATPase subunit C; its protein translation is MKTYLLPSIKLTIILIVITAGIYPLAIAGVGKLTPGHGDGETVTYKGRVVGYANEGQKFTKDEYFWSRPSAVDYNAAGSGGSNKGPSNPDYLKQVDGRIQDFLKHNPGVTRAQIPAELVTASGSGLDPDLSPAGAKVQVARVAKVRGLSADVVTKLVDEHTEKPLFGLFGPSKVNVLKLNVALDELKK
- the kdpF gene encoding K(+)-transporting ATPase subunit F codes for the protein MIALFIVAVAVFVYMVYVLLKPEKF
- the kdpB gene encoding potassium-transporting ATPase subunit KdpB, which produces MKTSNTLFQGDQMKEAFKQSFIKLNPRILFRNPVMFTVEIGTAVMLIVTIFSFANKGQGSFAYNFTVFLVLLLTVLFANFAEAIAEARGKAQAESLRKTREETPARLLVNGKETMVMSSQLKKGDVFICETGDNIPTDGEIIEGIATIDESAITGESAPVIRESGGDKSSVTGGTKVLSDKIKVMVTTQPGESFLDKMIALVEGASRQKTPNEIALTILLAGFTLIFVIVCVTLKPFGDYSNTPITIAAFISLFVCLIPTTIGGLLSAIGIAGMDRALRANVITKSGKAVETAGDLDTLLLDKTGTITIGNRKATNFYPATGVSNASFVAACVLSSLADETPEGKSIVELANEDKTLPKVVAPANSVFIKFTAETRSSGLDTPDGLRIRKGAFDSIRNIALKAGHAFPTEVEDNVKKISSNGGTPLVVSQNEKIMGVIELQDIIKPGIAERFDRLRKMGVKTVMVTGDNPLTAKFIAEKAGVDDFIAEAKPEDKMNYIKKEQQGGKLVAMMGDGTNDAPALAQADVGVAMNSGTQAAKEAGNMVDLDNDPTKLIEIVEIGKQLLMTRGTLTTFSIANDVAKYFAIVPALFMVSIPSLRALNIMALHSPESAILSAVIFNAIIIPLLIPLALRGVEYKPIGASALLRRNLLIYGLGGILIPFIGIKLIDLAVGVFI